One Deinococcus sp. LM3 genomic region harbors:
- a CDS encoding acetyl ornithine aminotransferase family protein gives MTILPKPRQPELKTSLPGPKTAAIMERDSQHLSTSYMRPYPFVPDHGEGVWLTDVDGNTMLDFFAGIAVSTTGHAHPHVVRAVQEQVTRFTHVCLTDYPQEITTSLAERMVRHVEKPGEKWRVFFGNSGAEAVEAAVKLARNHTGRSHIISTIGSFHGRTYGAITLTGSKTKYKRGFGPLLPNVSHVPYPNPFRPPLGATAGTCGQAVIDHIEGLFQTIIPADEVAAIIIEPMQGEGGYIVPPADFLPKLRSLCDRHGIMLIFDEVQAGMGRSGKMYSFQHFDGQNGMNCQPDIITVAKGIASGMPISAMLAKESVMTWPVGSHGSTYGGNPVAAAAAHATLDLLEGVVKHPGCGDSLMENAAQVGEFIMAELKAMQVEFPFIGDVRGAGMFIGIEFIKPDGSPDGKLRDAASMAMFERGLLNLDCGEAVIRISPPLILTREEAATGLEIMRDALRTLK, from the coding sequence ATGACTATCCTTCCTAAACCCCGCCAACCCGAACTCAAGACCTCGCTCCCCGGCCCGAAGACCGCCGCGATCATGGAGCGCGACTCGCAGCACCTCTCGACCTCGTACATGCGGCCTTATCCGTTCGTGCCGGATCACGGTGAGGGCGTGTGGCTGACCGACGTGGACGGTAACACCATGCTGGATTTCTTCGCGGGGATTGCGGTCAGCACGACCGGGCACGCGCATCCGCATGTGGTGCGGGCCGTGCAGGAGCAGGTCACGCGGTTCACGCACGTGTGCCTCACCGACTACCCGCAGGAGATCACGACCAGCCTCGCCGAGCGCATGGTCAGGCACGTGGAGAAGCCCGGTGAGAAGTGGCGGGTGTTCTTCGGGAACAGCGGCGCGGAGGCGGTCGAGGCGGCCGTGAAACTGGCCCGGAATCACACGGGGCGGTCGCACATCATCAGCACCATCGGGTCGTTCCACGGGAGGACGTATGGGGCGATCACGCTGACGGGCAGCAAGACGAAGTACAAGCGGGGGTTCGGGCCGCTGCTGCCGAACGTGTCGCACGTGCCGTACCCGAACCCGTTCCGTCCGCCGCTGGGCGCGACGGCCGGGACGTGCGGTCAGGCCGTGATCGATCACATCGAGGGGCTGTTCCAGACGATCATTCCGGCGGACGAGGTGGCGGCGATCATCATCGAGCCGATGCAGGGCGAGGGCGGGTACATCGTGCCGCCGGCCGATTTCCTGCCGAAGCTGCGCTCACTGTGCGACCGGCACGGCATCATGCTGATCTTCGACGAGGTGCAGGCCGGGATGGGCCGCAGCGGGAAGATGTACTCCTTCCAGCACTTCGACGGGCAGAACGGCATGAACTGCCAGCCGGACATCATCACGGTCGCCAAGGGCATCGCGTCCGGCATGCCGATCAGCGCGATGCTGGCCAAGGAGAGCGTGATGACGTGGCCGGTCGGGTCGCACGGCAGCACGTACGGCGGGAACCCCGTGGCGGCGGCGGCGGCGCACGCGACGCTGGACCTGCTGGAAGGCGTCGTCAAGCACCCCGGCTGCGGCGACAGCCTGATGGAGAACGCCGCGCAGGTCGGTGAGTTCATCATGGCCGAACTGAAGGCCATGCAGGTGGAATTCCCGTTCATCGGGGACGTGCGCGGCGCGGGCATGTTCATCGGCATCGAGTTCATCAAGCCCGACGGCAGCCCCGACGGGAAGCTGCGTGACGCGGCCAGCATGGCGATGTTCGAACGCGGCCTGCTGAACCTCGACTGCGGCGAGGCCGTCATCCGCATCAGCCCGCCCCTGATCCTCACGCGTGAGGAAGCGGCGACGGGCCTGGAGATCATGCGGGACGCGCTGCGCACCCTGAAGTAA
- a CDS encoding collagen-like protein — protein MKRTALIITALLGLSAAAHAQEVIPTPVGMTLTSADEGKIVIVRNGQLVLIDPRTAPELKVIQGPAGPAGPAGPKGDTGAAGPAGPAGAKGDTGAAGAAGPAGAKGEVGATGPAGAKGDKGDTGAAGAAGPAGAKGEVGATGPAGAKGDKGDTGAAGAAGPAGAKGDIGPAGPAGAKGDKGDTGAAGAAGPAGAKGDIGPAGPAGAKGDKGDTGAAGAAGPAGAKGEVGATGPIGLTGPAGPQGVKGDKGEVGAVGPIGLTGPAGPIGPQGIKGEVGAVGPQGPIGLTGPAGPIGPQGIKGEVGAVGPIGLTGPAGPIGPQGIKGEVGAVGPAGATGPAGEKGDAGPQGPQGVKGEVGATGPIGQTGPAGPQGVKGDKGDTGSVGPAGATGPAGEKGDAGPQGPQGAKGDKGDKGDTGPTGPQGPQGPQGPQGPAGPSVIPLTERREQEMTGLI, from the coding sequence ATGAAACGAACGGCACTGATCATCACCGCCCTGCTGGGCCTGTCCGCCGCCGCCCACGCGCAGGAAGTCATTCCCACGCCCGTCGGCATGACCCTGACCTCCGCCGACGAAGGCAAGATCGTGATCGTCCGCAACGGGCAACTGGTCCTGATCGACCCGCGCACCGCGCCCGAACTGAAAGTCATCCAGGGGCCAGCCGGTCCTGCTGGTCCCGCCGGTCCGAAGGGTGATACGGGCGCAGCCGGTCCCGCTGGACCTGCGGGAGCCAAGGGCGACACCGGCGCCGCAGGGGCCGCCGGACCCGCAGGCGCGAAAGGTGAGGTCGGCGCGACTGGTCCTGCCGGAGCTAAAGGTGACAAGGGCGACACCGGCGCCGCAGGTGCTGCCGGACCCGCAGGCGCGAAAGGTGAGGTCGGCGCGACTGGTCCTGCCGGAGCTAAAGGTGACAAAGGCGACACCGGCGCCGCAGGTGCTGCCGGACCCGCAGGTGCGAAAGGCGACATCGGTCCCGCTGGTCCTGCCGGAGCTAAAGGTGACAAAGGCGACACCGGCGCCGCAGGTGCTGCCGGACCCGCAGGCGCGAAAGGTGACATCGGTCCCGCTGGTCCTGCCGGAGCTAAAGGCGACAAGGGCGACACCGGCGCCGCAGGTGCTGCCGGACCCGCAGGCGCGAAAGGTGAGGTCGGCGCGACTGGCCCTATCGGCCTGACGGGACCGGCCGGACCGCAGGGCGTGAAAGGCGACAAGGGTGAAGTCGGCGCCGTTGGCCCCATCGGCCTGACTGGTCCCGCTGGTCCCATCGGTCCGCAGGGCATCAAGGGCGAGGTCGGCGCGGTCGGGCCTCAAGGGCCCATCGGCCTGACCGGCCCCGCTGGTCCCATCGGACCGCAGGGCATCAAGGGTGAAGTCGGCGCGGTCGGCCCGATCGGTCTGACTGGTCCTGCTGGTCCTATCGGTCCGCAGGGCATCAAGGGCGAGGTCGGCGCGGTCGGACCCGCCGGGGCAACCGGACCTGCCGGGGAGAAGGGTGACGCCGGACCTCAAGGGCCGCAGGGCGTAAAGGGTGAGGTCGGCGCGACCGGCCCGATCGGCCAGACGGGACCGGCCGGGCCGCAGGGCGTGAAGGGCGACAAGGGTGACACCGGATCGGTGGGACCGGCCGGGGCGACCGGACCTGCCGGGGAGAAGGGTGACGCCGGACCTCAGGGGCCGCAGGGCGCGAAGGGGGACAAGGGCGACAAGGGCGATACCGGCCCGACCGGCCCGCAGGGGCCGCAGGGACCCCAGGGACCTCAGGGGCCGGCTGGCCCGTCCGTGATTCCGCTGACGGAACGCCGTGAGCAGGAGATGACCGGCCTGATCTGA
- a CDS encoding VCBS repeat-containing protein — MKRPLPFLLTTALLLGACAQPAHTSTPPPPTASNPGGPVTPAGAAFTLRFSGLGTPDFAASIEPTLGAQALTSEQGNVTPVRVVSRGTMDVLPAAGRPRTEGYRYIYAVVSVTSPGALENVSFLGVRTPGTLPAATHDTAISTFVRAPGGAAYTAAELDALALSVRPAQASALNTGTLRVHTIPGSDDSVQFLPEDELTFTPPGFVGLLPYGFTVMNPQGGRTLATGTEANRMIVGMRLPLQATPQDDPYGFAFTAVPVRDSTRRVTQTPEGLRSGNSLNVRQLAASLNATLQVQPFSPVPGDPMCSVRSAGSAAAPTGLVFTAPPLAVPGANGHAVGLTDTLTARFCGVTLDSASAQATSVSVRPSQSAPAASTPSASGDRLLIPARTGGYHAGEQVEVTLHNTLTAGGSAAPGTPFVFSFRAATAPATATFTAQTERAAGQDVRDLLTADVNEDGKLDAISTDSSANTVSVFLGNGDGTLQARTAYTAGTGQAPTDLAAADLNGDGRLDLTVRRNDSTLGILINKGLGKFNPMTSLEIEAGVTDLSGYTLKDVNGDGKPDLVAWIRDASYANYGLRTRLGNGDGTFAPAIDALPNLINPLYYYASNSAPPLADLNHDGRLDFAASSDRLYVMSGNGDGTFAAEVAATGPANLYYSDLIPADVNEDGHVDLYSRQTYTLLLGNGQLGFTVTQLDSGGSALADLDGDGHLDLINSGQLMRGFGNGTFDRTPANTNFYSGYTTPQNKALGDFNGDGKLDGLNNYYSYTLNSPTVSVALNQ, encoded by the coding sequence ATGAAACGACCCCTTCCGTTCCTGCTGACCACGGCGCTGCTGCTCGGCGCATGTGCTCAGCCCGCCCACACCAGTACTCCCCCACCGCCCACCGCCAGCAACCCCGGCGGTCCCGTGACGCCCGCCGGGGCAGCGTTCACGCTGCGCTTCAGCGGGCTGGGCACCCCGGACTTCGCAGCCAGCATTGAGCCCACGCTGGGTGCTCAGGCCCTGACCAGCGAGCAGGGTAACGTGACGCCCGTACGGGTCGTCTCGCGCGGCACCATGGACGTCCTGCCCGCAGCGGGCCGCCCCCGCACCGAGGGCTACCGGTACATCTACGCGGTCGTGTCGGTCACCAGTCCGGGCGCGCTGGAGAACGTGTCGTTCCTGGGCGTGCGGACGCCCGGCACGCTGCCCGCCGCCACGCACGACACGGCCATCAGCACCTTCGTGCGGGCGCCCGGCGGGGCCGCGTACACGGCCGCCGAACTGGACGCCCTGGCGCTGAGCGTGCGGCCCGCGCAGGCCAGCGCCCTGAACACGGGCACCCTGCGTGTTCACACCATTCCCGGCAGTGACGACAGCGTGCAGTTCCTGCCGGAAGACGAACTGACCTTCACGCCGCCCGGTTTCGTGGGTCTGCTCCCATACGGGTTCACGGTCATGAATCCGCAGGGGGGCCGCACGCTGGCGACCGGCACGGAAGCGAACCGCATGATCGTCGGGATGCGCCTGCCCCTGCAGGCCACCCCGCAGGACGACCCGTACGGGTTTGCGTTCACGGCCGTGCCCGTGCGCGACAGCACCCGCCGCGTGACGCAGACGCCCGAGGGACTGCGCAGCGGCAACAGCCTGAACGTGCGGCAACTGGCCGCCAGCCTGAACGCCACGTTGCAGGTGCAGCCGTTCAGCCCCGTGCCGGGCGACCCCATGTGCAGCGTGCGTAGCGCAGGCAGCGCCGCCGCGCCCACCGGCCTGGTGTTCACCGCGCCGCCCCTGGCCGTGCCGGGCGCGAACGGGCACGCGGTAGGCCTCACCGACACCCTGACCGCCCGTTTCTGCGGCGTGACCCTGGACTCCGCCAGCGCGCAGGCGACCAGCGTCAGCGTGCGCCCCAGCCAGAGTGCCCCGGCGGCCAGCACGCCCAGCGCCAGCGGCGACCGCCTGCTGATTCCCGCCCGGACCGGCGGGTACCACGCGGGCGAACAGGTCGAGGTGACGCTGCACAACACCCTGACAGCCGGGGGGAGCGCCGCGCCGGGAACGCCGTTCGTGTTCTCGTTCCGCGCCGCGACCGCGCCCGCCACCGCGACCTTCACCGCGCAGACCGAACGGGCTGCTGGGCAGGACGTGCGCGACCTGCTGACCGCCGACGTGAACGAGGACGGCAAACTGGACGCAATCAGTACCGACAGCAGCGCCAACACCGTCAGCGTGTTCCTCGGGAACGGCGACGGCACCCTGCAGGCCCGCACCGCGTACACCGCCGGAACAGGCCAGGCCCCGACCGACCTGGCGGCCGCCGACCTGAACGGCGACGGGCGACTGGACCTGACTGTGCGCCGCAACGACAGCACGCTGGGCATCCTGATCAACAAGGGCCTGGGCAAGTTCAACCCCATGACCAGCCTGGAGATTGAAGCAGGTGTGACGGACCTCAGCGGGTACACCCTGAAGGACGTGAACGGCGACGGGAAGCCCGATCTGGTTGCCTGGATACGCGACGCCAGTTACGCCAACTACGGTCTGCGCACACGCCTGGGGAACGGGGACGGCACGTTCGCACCTGCCATCGATGCCCTGCCCAATCTGATCAACCCGCTGTACTACTACGCCAGTAACTCAGCGCCTCCACTGGCCGACCTGAACCACGACGGTCGCCTGGACTTCGCGGCGTCTTCAGACCGGCTGTACGTCATGTCCGGCAACGGCGACGGAACGTTCGCCGCAGAGGTGGCCGCCACTGGGCCAGCAAATCTGTACTACTCCGATCTGATCCCAGCGGATGTCAACGAGGACGGGCACGTGGACCTGTACTCGCGTCAAACCTACACGCTGCTGCTCGGCAACGGGCAACTGGGCTTCACGGTCACGCAGCTGGACTCCGGCGGCTCCGCCCTGGCAGATCTGGACGGCGACGGGCACCTGGACCTGATCAACAGCGGACAACTGATGCGGGGCTTCGGGAACGGCACCTTCGACCGCACGCCAGCCAACACGAACTTCTACAGCGGTTACACCACTCCTCAGAACAAGGCCCTCGGGGATTTCAACGGAGACGGCAAGCTTGACGGTCTCAACAACTACTACTCCTACACCCTGAACAGCCCCACCGTATCGGTCGCCCTCAACCAGTAA
- a CDS encoding VCBS repeat-containing protein has translation MPRFRLLLLSAALLTACGGPGTPHTTPPPGPSPTPAPSPAPAKQSRPFRVTIMGLGSGSPTAQVTRPGLSTQALNGLDQVEIGDVQVRATTDLVPPGQTRTAGARYVFVTLAVKNNAYGNVPNLTVIPTGLDTNTAQSAFTDLQRYPGLPAYSAAEAQTLALSIHPASPVTQDPLTLQPSLLPGEEDTLQLFDESEVSLLGIANGFGGENLPYGFVAHNRSSRTIPGSDGTNPGMGTVTLGFRVPLQAQAKDDLYSLSGWFTFAQDTVTSATESLEAQLPGNRAAFDRMLSQLFPQGQQQQVRVLPGTNRRTYFNPYSYSNVNVRPVCGVRLGGTSANPTGLMLNSPAVFAPDGPRLDRYSPLSLALCRTNLLDDTSVDGVTVVNHWSQNAPSRGTPTVAGNRVTVPVWTDSNGNQNGGFTSGQTVDVTLTAGVTAGGQPAPGLPFVYRTRVQTAPASGTYADSYSSQVYDPTNSQQLTNLSAIALADLSGAGYGGNYTLITSRAANRLWLASGSVYTVGTAPSDVGTGDLNGDGQLDAFTSNAGSGDVSVLLGNGDGTLQPATSVAVGAGPESIDRADLNGDGQLDLITANRTANTVSVLLNSGGTFSAQPAVSMGAQPSDAVTADVNGDGRMDLLVAATGGNAVNVRLGAGNGTFSAAADIPVTAPIRVASGDFNNDGREDVAALSSAGVHVALGNGDGAFAAPTTLSVGSDPRDLLVGDTNGDGWLDVLTADHGSSSLSVLLGGAGGFTAQAPMPLTKAPNRLAQLGGYYYYGNRLTPFTLGDDTYTQLTPQ, from the coding sequence ATGCCGAGATTTCGATTGCTGCTGCTGAGTGCGGCACTGCTGACGGCCTGCGGTGGGCCGGGCACGCCGCACACCACACCGCCGCCCGGCCCGTCCCCGACACCCGCGCCCTCTCCAGCGCCCGCCAAGCAGTCGCGGCCCTTCCGGGTGACGATCATGGGCCTGGGGTCGGGTTCGCCTACAGCGCAGGTCACGCGGCCCGGCCTGAGCACGCAGGCGCTGAACGGACTGGATCAGGTGGAGATCGGGGACGTGCAGGTGCGCGCCACGACCGACTTGGTGCCGCCGGGGCAGACGCGCACGGCGGGCGCGCGGTACGTGTTCGTGACGCTAGCCGTCAAGAACAACGCCTACGGGAACGTGCCGAACCTGACGGTAATCCCGACGGGCCTGGACACGAACACCGCCCAGTCGGCGTTCACGGACCTGCAACGCTACCCCGGACTGCCAGCGTACTCGGCGGCCGAGGCGCAGACGCTAGCGCTGAGTATCCACCCGGCCAGTCCGGTCACGCAGGACCCCCTGACGCTGCAACCGTCCCTGCTGCCCGGCGAGGAGGACACCCTGCAACTGTTCGACGAGTCCGAGGTGTCACTGCTGGGCATCGCGAACGGTTTCGGCGGCGAGAACCTGCCGTACGGGTTCGTGGCGCACAACCGGAGCAGCCGCACCATTCCGGGGTCCGACGGAACGAATCCGGGCATGGGGACGGTCACGCTGGGCTTCCGGGTACCGCTGCAGGCGCAGGCGAAGGATGACCTGTACAGCCTGAGCGGCTGGTTCACGTTCGCGCAGGACACCGTCACGAGCGCGACCGAATCCCTGGAAGCGCAGCTGCCGGGCAACCGCGCGGCGTTTGACCGGATGCTGTCGCAACTGTTCCCGCAGGGGCAGCAACAGCAGGTGCGGGTGTTACCCGGAACAAATCGGCGAACCTACTTCAATCCATATAGCTACTCCAATGTGAATGTGCGGCCGGTGTGCGGCGTGCGCCTGGGCGGCACATCCGCGAACCCCACAGGCCTGATGCTGAACAGCCCGGCCGTGTTCGCGCCGGACGGCCCGCGCCTGGATCGGTACTCGCCGCTGTCGCTGGCGCTGTGCCGCACGAACCTGCTGGACGACACGTCGGTGGACGGCGTGACGGTCGTGAATCACTGGTCGCAGAATGCCCCGTCGCGCGGCACACCGACCGTGGCGGGCAACCGCGTGACCGTGCCGGTCTGGACGGACAGCAACGGGAATCAAAATGGCGGCTTCACCTCTGGTCAGACGGTGGACGTAACGCTGACCGCTGGCGTGACTGCCGGGGGGCAACCCGCGCCGGGCCTGCCGTTCGTGTACCGCACCCGCGTGCAGACCGCACCCGCCAGCGGCACGTATGCCGATAGCTACAGCTCCCAGGTCTACGATCCCACCAACAGTCAACAGCTGACCAACCTCTCCGCGATTGCCCTGGCAGACCTCAGCGGTGCGGGGTATGGAGGCAATTACACGCTGATCACCAGTCGCGCCGCGAACAGACTGTGGCTGGCATCCGGCAGCGTCTATACCGTCGGCACGGCTCCCAGTGACGTGGGAACCGGCGACCTGAACGGCGACGGGCAGCTGGACGCCTTCACCAGCAACGCGGGCAGCGGGGATGTCTCGGTCCTGCTGGGCAACGGGGACGGCACGCTGCAACCCGCCACGAGTGTCGCGGTGGGGGCCGGGCCGGAAAGTATCGACCGGGCCGACCTGAACGGCGACGGGCAGCTGGACCTGATCACCGCCAACCGCACGGCCAACACCGTGTCGGTGCTGCTGAACAGCGGCGGCACCTTCAGCGCGCAGCCTGCGGTCAGCATGGGCGCGCAGCCGTCCGATGCGGTCACGGCAGACGTGAACGGCGACGGGCGCATGGACCTGCTGGTCGCCGCGACCGGCGGGAACGCCGTGAACGTGCGCCTGGGCGCCGGGAACGGCACCTTCAGCGCGGCCGCCGACATCCCGGTCACGGCCCCGATCCGCGTGGCGAGCGGGGACTTCAATAACGACGGGCGTGAGGACGTGGCGGCCCTGAGCAGCGCCGGGGTGCACGTGGCGCTGGGGAACGGGGACGGCGCCTTCGCCGCGCCGACCACCCTGAGCGTGGGCAGCGACCCGCGCGACCTGCTGGTCGGGGACACGAACGGGGACGGCTGGCTGGACGTGCTAACCGCCGATCACGGCAGCAGTTCCCTGAGCGTGCTGCTGGGCGGCGCAGGTGGTTTCACCGCGCAGGCTCCCATGCCGCTGACGAAGGCTCCGAACCGACTGGCTCAGCTTGGAGGCTATTACTACTACGGCAATCGCCTGACCCCCTTCACGCTCGGCGACGACACGTACACGCAACTCACCCCCCAGTGA
- a CDS encoding peroxiredoxin — protein sequence MSLQVGQPAPDFTRRSDDGRTVSLQARRGQWTVLYFYPRASSAGCSIEAQRFEAALPEFERHGAQVIGVSTDTEARQARFRDTCSLTFPLIPDSDRSLAQAYGVIGGLSGLLGMTGRATFLIDPHGTVTWIHRSPNPMTHVTGALKELEGRDLHPVTLS from the coding sequence ATGAGCCTCCAAGTCGGTCAGCCCGCCCCGGACTTCACGCGCCGCAGCGACGACGGCCGCACCGTGTCCCTGCAGGCCCGGCGCGGCCAGTGGACGGTGCTGTACTTCTACCCGCGCGCCAGCAGCGCCGGATGCAGCATCGAGGCGCAGCGCTTCGAGGCGGCCCTCCCGGAATTCGAACGGCACGGCGCGCAGGTGATCGGCGTCAGCACCGACACCGAGGCCCGGCAGGCCCGCTTCCGCGACACCTGCTCCCTGACGTTCCCCCTGATTCCCGACAGTGACCGCAGCCTCGCGCAGGCGTACGGCGTGATCGGCGGCCTGAGCGGCCTGCTCGGCATGACCGGCCGCGCCACGTTCCTGATCGACCCGCACGGCACCGTCACCTGGATTCACCGCAGCCCCAACCCCATGACGCACGTCACGGGCGCCCTGAAGGAACTGGAAGGGCGAGACTTACATCCAGTCACGCTGAGCTGA
- the tilS gene encoding tRNA lysidine(34) synthetase TilS, protein MSDVADSLLRPLRPYAGEVVVVGVSGGADSVALLRGLLLVGARPVAAHLDHALRPDSAADAAWVGALAARLGVPFMGARVDVAAVAARRGWNTEDAARRLRYDFLTRTAKAHAAQVILTAHTRRDQAETVLAALLRGEAILHGIPAERGRVRRPWLDVPRADIEAFLRAQGQDWREDPTNDDPAYTRAWIRREVMPVLTARYPAAGEALARVARTQAEDDAALTSQAARLSAHAPRRSVPPAVLRRWLRAELRRAGLDFHAPHLDILARALRAGETAHVTLPGGRDVTVTGGQLHLTPQPYPGPDFPIPPGWALRTRQSGDRITLSGGTRKLSDVLTDWHVPRADRDRVPLLVSDQGVQWVGLQPPVWAVGAREVAAQPPDPLHAAMGEALAQAREAGRAQEVPVGAVVLGPGGQVVGRGRNTSREHGDMTRHAELAALRDAARTLGTPYLNGCTLVVTLEPCPMCLGAALEARVGHVVYGAANPKAGALGGVTDLLAAHWGHTPTVTGGVRAHEAARLLKDLFGRLRDDRHRDDR, encoded by the coding sequence GTGTCTGACGTTGCTGATTCTCTGCTGCGGCCCCTGCGTCCCTACGCGGGAGAGGTCGTGGTGGTGGGCGTGTCGGGCGGCGCGGACAGCGTGGCGTTGCTGCGGGGGCTGCTACTGGTAGGGGCGCGGCCGGTCGCGGCGCACCTGGATCACGCGCTGCGGCCCGACTCGGCGGCGGACGCCGCGTGGGTGGGGGCGCTCGCGGCGCGGCTGGGCGTGCCTTTCATGGGGGCGCGGGTGGACGTGGCGGCGGTCGCGGCGCGGCGCGGCTGGAACACCGAGGACGCCGCCCGGCGCCTGCGGTACGACTTCCTGACCCGCACGGCGAAGGCGCACGCGGCGCAAGTGATCCTGACGGCGCACACGCGGCGCGATCAGGCCGAGACGGTCCTGGCGGCCCTGCTGCGCGGCGAGGCAATCCTGCACGGCATTCCCGCCGAGCGTGGACGGGTGCGCCGCCCCTGGTTGGACGTGCCGCGCGCCGACATTGAGGCGTTCCTGCGCGCGCAGGGCCAGGACTGGCGCGAGGACCCCACGAACGACGACCCCGCGTACACCCGCGCCTGGATTCGCCGGGAGGTCATGCCGGTCCTGACCGCCCGCTACCCGGCCGCCGGGGAGGCGCTGGCCCGCGTGGCCCGCACGCAGGCCGAGGACGACGCTGCCCTGACCAGTCAGGCCGCTCGCCTGAGCGCGCACGCCCCGCGCCGCAGCGTGCCCCCAGCGGTGCTGCGCCGCTGGCTGCGCGCCGAGTTGCGCCGCGCCGGACTGGACTTTCACGCGCCGCACCTGGACATCCTGGCCAGGGCGTTGCGGGCGGGGGAGACCGCACACGTCACCCTGCCCGGCGGGCGAGACGTGACCGTGACCGGCGGGCAGTTGCACCTGACCCCGCAACCGTACCCGGGACCGGACTTTCCCATTCCGCCCGGCTGGGCACTCCGCACCCGGCAGAGCGGGGACCGCATCACCCTGTCCGGCGGGACGCGCAAACTCAGCGACGTGCTGACCGACTGGCACGTGCCCCGCGCCGACCGGGACCGCGTGCCGCTGCTGGTCAGCGATCAGGGCGTGCAGTGGGTAGGCCTCCAGCCGCCCGTCTGGGCGGTCGGGGCGCGCGAGGTGGCCGCCCAGCCCCCGGACCCGCTGCACGCCGCGATGGGCGAGGCCCTGGCCCAGGCGCGCGAGGCGGGCCGCGCGCAGGAAGTCCCGGTCGGCGCGGTCGTCCTCGGCCCCGGCGGTCAGGTGGTCGGGCGGGGCCGCAACACCAGCCGCGAGCACGGCGACATGACCCGCCACGCCGAACTGGCCGCCCTGCGGGACGCCGCCCGCACCCTCGGCACCCCGTACCTGAACGGCTGCACGCTGGTCGTCACGCTCGAACCCTGCCCCATGTGCCTCGGCGCGGCCCTCGAAGCGCGCGTCGGGCACGTCGTGTACGGCGCCGCGAACCCGAAGGCCGGTGCGCTGGGCGGCGTGACCGACCTGCTCGCCGCGCACTGGGGGCACACCCCGACCGTCACGGGCGGCGTGCGTGCCCACGAGGCCGCCCGCCTCCTGAAAGACCTGTTCGGCCGTCTGCGTGACGACCGGCACAGAGACGATCGGTAG
- a CDS encoding GTP pyrophosphokinase, with protein MNDVLVKDYETNLPQFEGLRDAAVAHTSRLLEQAGLNIHHVTGRVKKPMSLEDKLRRKPGRYRSLSDVTDLVAVRVITYFESDVGAVSRLIEANHRVDWENSIDKSKMHDPDRFGYMGVHYVVQVTPDTPELAAFAGLGFEVQIRSILQHAWAEIEHDLGYKNREAIPREVQRRFYRLAGLLEMADEEFMALHRLSRDYAATLPERVQEAPDSVFIDAQSMKHLLTIAPVRDLDDGVAAALNVRLLTGWPDPERPQRLASLLHYVGVHSVGALQKELRRHHDEILAFAALLMPMLREAWTPAGGARPGTSVVHYGLLRACANPSLDPHEIVSMLDMRGVLGSDQLVRAVRGAYAEAQHSLPDGARSGA; from the coding sequence ATGAACGACGTGCTGGTGAAGGACTACGAGACGAACCTGCCGCAGTTCGAGGGGCTGCGGGACGCGGCGGTGGCGCACACGTCGCGGCTGCTGGAGCAGGCGGGCCTGAACATCCATCACGTCACGGGCCGCGTGAAGAAACCCATGAGTCTGGAGGACAAGTTGCGCCGCAAGCCGGGCCGGTACCGGTCGCTGTCGGACGTGACGGACCTCGTGGCGGTGCGCGTGATCACGTACTTCGAGTCGGACGTGGGAGCGGTGTCGCGCCTGATCGAGGCGAACCACCGGGTGGACTGGGAGAACTCCATCGACAAGAGCAAGATGCACGACCCGGACCGCTTCGGGTACATGGGCGTGCATTACGTGGTGCAGGTCACGCCGGACACGCCGGAACTCGCGGCGTTCGCGGGCCTGGGCTTCGAGGTGCAGATCCGTTCGATCCTCCAGCACGCCTGGGCCGAGATCGAGCATGACCTGGGGTACAAGAACCGCGAGGCGATCCCGCGGGAGGTGCAGCGGCGTTTCTACCGGCTGGCGGGCCTGCTGGAGATGGCGGACGAGGAGTTCATGGCCCTGCACCGCCTGTCGCGCGATTACGCCGCGACGCTGCCCGAGCGGGTGCAGGAGGCGCCGGACAGCGTGTTCATCGACGCGCAGAGCATGAAGCACCTGCTGACCATCGCGCCCGTGCGGGACCTGGACGACGGGGTGGCGGCGGCGCTGAACGTGCGCCTGCTGACCGGCTGGCCGGACCCGGAGCGGCCGCAGCGGCTGGCGAGCCTGCTGCATTACGTGGGCGTGCATTCGGTGGGGGCGCTCCAGAAGGAGTTGCGGCGGCACCATGACGAGATCCTGGCGTTCGCGGCCCTCCTGATGCCCATGCTGCGCGAGGCGTGGACCCCGGCGGGCGGCGCGCGGCCCGGCACCAGCGTGGTGCATTACGGGCTGCTGCGTGCCTGCGCGAACCCCAGCCTGGACCCGCATGAGATCGTGAGCATGCTGGACATGCGCGGCGTGCTGGGCAGCGATCAGCTGGTGCGGGCGGTGCGGGGCGCGTACGCCGAGGCGCAGCACAGCCTGCCGGACGGCGCCCGCTCCGGCGCGTGA